A single Nostoc sp. PCC 7107 DNA region contains:
- a CDS encoding HetP family heterocyst commitment protein — MPSSQKNFHSLITHEQLDQVIEAISDGRYSWACVLILRFVGYNPLHFIPQRTYSRLIKEQSQFTDTKSELENAVNTSINLTGSQEKTQNLDLDNAKSLDTPIKKQENIQGVNLPFYLKSNMAKLYPSKGKELQN, encoded by the coding sequence ATGCCTTCTTCTCAAAAAAACTTTCACAGTTTGATTACTCACGAACAATTAGATCAAGTAATCGAAGCTATTAGTGATGGTAGATATTCTTGGGCTTGTGTATTAATTTTGCGTTTTGTTGGCTATAATCCACTCCACTTTATTCCACAAAGAACTTACAGCCGTTTAATAAAAGAGCAGAGCCAATTTACAGATACAAAATCAGAGTTAGAAAATGCAGTGAATACCTCAATTAATCTTACTGGTAGCCAAGAAAAAACTCAGAATTTGGATTTGGATAATGCAAAATCTCTAGATACACCCATCAAAAAACAAGAAAATATTCAAGGTGTCAATTTACCATTTTATTTAAAATCTAATATGGCTAAACTCTATCCCTCAAAAGGAAAAGAGCTACAAAACTAA
- a CDS encoding metallophosphoesterase, which translates to MNWKRRQFLFLGSLGAIGTGILGWRLVRQNSYTDNSVAIAGKPAKKDLLLRFVSVADTGTGAKGQYAVAEAMNFYHRQNPYNLVVLAGDNIYNNGEIEKIGAVFERPYQPLLKKGVKFQACLGNHDIRTDNGEPQLKYPGFNMQGKRYYTFRRNQVQFFALDTNSNADWKKQLPWLELELSRSDAPWKVVFGHHPIYASGVYGNNPAFIQAFTPLFEKYGVQLYINGHEHHYERTKSINGTTYLVTGGGAGTRPVGRSEWTAYSASSLSFAAYEVYPDRIEVKAIGTDKRVFDQGVIQVKSV; encoded by the coding sequence ATGAACTGGAAACGCCGTCAATTTTTATTCTTAGGAAGCCTGGGAGCCATTGGTACAGGAATTCTCGGCTGGAGATTAGTTCGTCAAAATAGCTATACCGATAATTCTGTCGCAATAGCAGGTAAACCAGCGAAAAAAGACTTACTGTTGCGTTTTGTTTCTGTAGCAGATACAGGGACTGGTGCAAAAGGACAGTATGCTGTAGCTGAAGCAATGAATTTTTATCACAGGCAAAATCCATACAATTTAGTCGTTTTAGCTGGCGATAATATTTACAACAACGGCGAAATAGAAAAAATTGGTGCAGTTTTTGAACGTCCTTATCAACCTTTACTCAAAAAAGGTGTCAAGTTTCAAGCTTGTTTAGGTAATCACGATATTCGTACTGATAACGGCGAACCGCAACTTAAATACCCTGGCTTTAATATGCAGGGAAAACGTTACTATACATTTCGCCGTAATCAAGTGCAGTTTTTTGCTTTAGATACTAACAGTAATGCTGATTGGAAAAAACAACTACCTTGGTTAGAGCTAGAATTAAGCCGCAGTGATGCACCTTGGAAAGTTGTATTTGGTCATCATCCAATTTACGCCTCTGGTGTTTATGGTAATAACCCAGCTTTTATTCAAGCTTTTACGCCTTTGTTTGAAAAATACGGTGTGCAACTTTATATCAATGGTCATGAACACCACTATGAACGCACCAAATCTATTAATGGCACAACTTATTTAGTTACTGGCGGTGGTGCTGGTACTCGTCCTGTAGGTCGTTCTGAGTGGACAGCATATTCGGCTTCTAGTTTGAGTTTTGCAGCTTATGAAGTGTATCCAGATAGAATAGAAGTCAAGGCTATTGGTACTGATAAGCGCGTTTTTGATCAGGGTGTGATTCAGGTGAAAAGTGTTTAA
- a CDS encoding DNA-binding transcriptional regulator has protein sequence MDMQVLRERAGLSRAEVAFRLAISETSVRNWEAGRTEPTMTPKKYLEALRLFQCTPEELAAASEKSINQRHKRKPGRPKRFPDNQVAQVTDAPVCS, from the coding sequence ATGGATATGCAAGTCCTGAGAGAGCGTGCTGGACTTAGCCGTGCAGAGGTAGCCTTCAGGCTTGCAATTAGTGAAACCAGTGTGCGTAACTGGGAAGCTGGGCGTACTGAACCAACAATGACACCCAAAAAATATCTAGAGGCTTTACGTCTTTTCCAATGTACCCCAGAAGAATTAGCAGCTGCCAGCGAGAAATCTATCAATCAACGCCATAAACGTAAACCCGGAAGACCAAAACGCTTTCCCGATAATCAAGTAGCTCAGGTGACAGATGCGCCAGTTTGCAGCTAA
- a CDS encoding alpha-ketoacid dehydrogenase subunit beta has product MAETLFFNALREAIDEEMARDSSVFVLGEDVGHYGGSYKVTKDLYKKYGDLRVLDTPIAENSFTGIAVGAAMTGLRPIIEGMNMGFLLLAFNQISNNAGMLRYTSGGNFKIPMVIRGPGGVGRQLGAEHSQRLEAYFQAVPGLKIVACSTPHNAKGLLKAAIRDDNPVLFFEHVLLYNLKENLPEEEYLLPLDKAEVVRQGKDVTILTYSRMRHHVMQAVKPLEKQGYDPEVIDLISLKPLDFDTIGASIRKTHRVIVVEECMRTGGIGAELTASINDRLFDELDAPVLRLSSQDIPTPYNGTLERLTIVQPEQIVEAVQKMVALRV; this is encoded by the coding sequence ATGGCAGAAACATTATTTTTCAACGCTCTGCGGGAAGCCATTGATGAAGAAATGGCGCGTGATTCCAGTGTATTTGTGCTGGGTGAAGATGTAGGACACTATGGCGGTTCCTATAAAGTCACCAAAGACTTGTACAAAAAGTATGGTGACTTGAGGGTTTTAGACACTCCCATCGCCGAAAACAGCTTTACTGGTATAGCAGTAGGGGCGGCCATGACTGGGTTGCGACCGATAATTGAAGGGATGAATATGGGCTTTCTGCTCTTAGCCTTCAACCAAATCTCCAACAATGCCGGGATGCTGCGCTATACTTCCGGCGGTAACTTTAAAATTCCAATGGTGATTCGTGGCCCTGGTGGTGTCGGTAGACAGTTAGGTGCAGAACACTCCCAACGTCTAGAAGCTTACTTCCAAGCTGTACCAGGGTTAAAAATTGTCGCTTGCTCCACCCCTCATAATGCCAAAGGTCTGCTAAAAGCAGCTATCCGTGATGATAATCCAGTACTGTTCTTTGAACACGTACTTTTGTATAACTTAAAAGAAAATTTACCAGAAGAAGAATACCTCTTGCCCTTGGATAAAGCTGAGGTGGTGCGTCAAGGGAAAGATGTCACAATTCTGACTTACTCACGGATGCGCCACCATGTGATGCAAGCCGTGAAACCTTTAGAAAAACAAGGTTACGACCCTGAAGTAATTGATTTAATATCCCTCAAACCCCTAGATTTTGATACTATCGGTGCATCTATCCGCAAAACCCACCGAGTGATTGTGGTGGAAGAATGTATGCGGACTGGGGGTATTGGCGCAGAATTAACTGCCTCTATTAACGATCGCTTATTTGATGAATTAGATGCACCCGTATTGCGTCTATCTTCTCAAGATATTCCCACACCGTACAACGGTACTCTGGAGCGTCTCACCATTGTCCAACCAGAGCAAATCGTCGAAGCTGTACAGAAAATGGTCGCATTGCGAGTCTAA
- the secD gene encoding protein translocase subunit SecD — MQRQRSLLALIFVLLIAAVVAIVKIPVPLGLDLRGGSQLTIQVKPTAEISTITERELEAVKKVVEGRINGLGVSEPIIQTIGIDKVLVQLPGVNDPEQAERVLGGTAQLEFRQQKPGTETQLFAFQSSRAELRAKQEELRSSKDQAAITKNQEELQKNSQAIQELFDSTKPPLDGKYLKDAYGEPTQANNWNVAIRFDQKGGELFAEITKNLAGTGRSIGIFLDNELISAPVVGPEFAATGITGGAAVITGRFTPQQANDLGVQLRGGALPVPVEIAEIRTVGATLGKDSIISSIYAGSGGLLLVLIFMIVYYRLPGLIADISLIIYAILTWATFSLLGVTLTLPGIAGFILSIGMAVDANVLIFERTREELQAGKSLYRSVESGFYRAFSSILDGNVTTVIACAALFWLGAGLVKGFALTLALGVAVSMFTAITCSRTFMFLAISIPALRKPEFFCPNLPASGASNKTEVAQ, encoded by the coding sequence ATGCAAAGACAGCGATCGCTATTAGCCTTAATTTTTGTCCTGCTCATCGCCGCTGTGGTGGCGATTGTGAAAATTCCTGTACCTTTGGGGTTGGACTTGCGCGGAGGTTCCCAGCTGACAATTCAGGTGAAGCCAACAGCAGAAATCTCCACAATTACCGAACGTGAATTAGAAGCCGTCAAAAAAGTTGTTGAAGGTAGAATTAACGGCCTTGGTGTTTCCGAACCAATCATTCAAACAATCGGTATAGATAAAGTTCTCGTCCAGTTACCAGGGGTAAATGATCCTGAACAAGCAGAACGAGTCTTAGGTGGAACTGCTCAGTTAGAATTTCGCCAACAAAAGCCAGGTACAGAAACTCAATTGTTTGCCTTTCAGTCCTCCAGAGCCGAACTAAGAGCCAAGCAGGAAGAATTACGTAGCAGCAAGGATCAAGCTGCAATTACCAAAAATCAAGAAGAATTACAAAAAAATAGTCAAGCCATCCAGGAATTATTTGACAGTACCAAGCCACCGCTTGATGGTAAATACCTCAAGGATGCCTATGGTGAACCAACTCAAGCTAATAATTGGAATGTCGCCATTCGCTTCGACCAAAAGGGTGGTGAACTCTTCGCCGAAATTACCAAAAATCTTGCGGGTACCGGTCGCAGTATCGGGATTTTTCTCGATAATGAACTCATTAGTGCGCCAGTAGTCGGGCCAGAATTTGCCGCTACAGGGATTACAGGTGGCGCAGCCGTGATTACAGGTCGGTTTACACCACAACAAGCCAATGATTTAGGTGTACAACTCCGGGGTGGTGCATTACCTGTACCCGTGGAAATTGCGGAAATCCGCACAGTCGGCGCAACCTTGGGCAAAGACAGTATTATCAGCAGTATCTATGCTGGCAGTGGTGGTCTGCTTTTAGTATTAATATTTATGATTGTGTACTATAGACTACCAGGATTAATTGCGGATATTTCTCTAATTATCTACGCCATCCTGACTTGGGCTACTTTTTCTTTGTTAGGTGTAACTCTGACATTGCCAGGTATTGCAGGTTTTATTCTCAGTATTGGTATGGCGGTGGATGCCAACGTACTCATTTTTGAGCGCACAAGAGAAGAATTACAAGCAGGTAAGTCACTGTATCGCTCTGTGGAATCTGGCTTTTACCGCGCTTTTTCTAGTATCTTAGACGGCAACGTCACAACAGTTATTGCTTGTGCTGCCCTATTCTGGCTAGGTGCTGGTTTGGTGAAAGGCTTTGCGCTCACCTTGGCTTTGGGTGTAGCAGTAAGTATGTTTACTGCCATTACCTGTAGTCGTACCTTTATGTTTTTGGCAATTTCGATTCCTGCACTGCGAAAACCCGAATTTTTCTGTCCGAACCTGCCCGCATCAGGAGCATCTAATAAGACTGAGGTAGCGCAATGA
- the secF gene encoding protein translocase subunit SecF produces MKLSINKSRSLWWTISCAVILAGIISMVISWQNPNIRAPLRPSLDFVGGTRLQFERDCTQPKNCEQPLDINVVREVAKEQGLGDSSIQIVADQETRKENGILIRTKNLNRDQRTQLQNALSAKVGAFDQQKNQIDTVGPTLGRELFISGIIALVVSFGGIIVYLAFRFQLDYAIFAIIALFHDVLITVGIFSIFGLVFGTEVDSLFIVALLTITGFSVNDTVVIYDRIRETLKINPNRPIAEIVDDAVNQTLTRSINTTLTTLLTLFAIFLFGGETLKNFALALIIGFTAGAYSSIFIASTLLSLWRERKGQSNLVTSNGAIDTTAEN; encoded by the coding sequence ATGAAACTGAGTATTAACAAATCGCGATCGCTTTGGTGGACTATTTCTTGTGCAGTCATCCTTGCTGGTATCATCTCAATGGTGATTTCTTGGCAAAATCCCAATATTCGTGCGCCTCTACGTCCCAGTTTGGATTTTGTTGGTGGTACAAGATTGCAGTTTGAACGGGATTGTACTCAACCGAAAAACTGCGAACAGCCACTTGATATCAACGTTGTTCGGGAAGTCGCCAAAGAACAAGGATTAGGCGATAGTAGTATCCAAATTGTTGCTGATCAAGAAACCAGAAAAGAAAACGGTATACTAATTCGGACAAAAAACTTAAATCGCGATCAGCGTACCCAGTTGCAAAATGCTTTAAGTGCCAAAGTCGGTGCTTTTGACCAGCAGAAAAACCAAATTGACACTGTTGGGCCAACCTTGGGAAGAGAGTTATTTATCTCTGGAATAATTGCTTTGGTTGTGTCCTTTGGCGGGATTATCGTGTACTTAGCTTTCCGATTCCAGTTAGATTATGCCATCTTTGCAATTATCGCTTTGTTTCACGATGTGTTGATCACAGTGGGTATCTTCTCAATTTTTGGTCTGGTTTTCGGCACAGAAGTAGATAGCCTCTTCATCGTCGCTTTGCTGACAATCACTGGGTTTTCCGTCAACGATACAGTGGTAATTTACGATCGCATTCGTGAAACCCTCAAAATTAATCCTAACCGCCCAATTGCTGAAATTGTCGATGATGCCGTAAATCAAACCCTCACTCGGTCAATCAATACTACCTTAACCACCTTATTGACCTTATTTGCCATCTTTCTGTTTGGAGGAGAAACCCTGAAAAACTTTGCCCTAGCTTTAATTATTGGATTTACAGCAGGTGCTTACTCCAGTATTTTTATTGCTAGTACTCTCCTGAGTTTGTGGCGAGAACGGAAAGGTCAATCTAACCTAGTAACCAGTAACGGAGCAATTGATACAACTGCGGAGAATTAA
- a CDS encoding nucleoside triphosphate pyrophosphohydrolase family protein, whose amino-acid sequence MNFSEYQTQALNTDQIPAVEGSELIIPLLGLVGEVGSLMTEYKKHLRDGDAHKLFKEGISEELGDMLWYISNLASKFNLNLEEIAEDNLRKCRDLWGWRDSENIDNNATSYIFDHDFPEHESLPRQFEVEITEVSKDNSVKMKAFINKQQVGNDLTDNSYTSDGYRFHDVFHFAYAAVLGWSVVTRSILKCKRKSNPRIDEVEDGGRAIAIEEGISALVFTYAKDHDFLKGISAIDYQLLKTIKNMTSHLEVAQCSLGDWERAIMMGYDIWRQVEKYRGGKVVVDLDARSITYQIGKSNGS is encoded by the coding sequence ATGAATTTTTCTGAATATCAAACACAGGCATTAAATACAGATCAAATTCCTGCTGTTGAAGGTAGTGAATTAATCATACCGCTATTAGGTTTAGTTGGTGAAGTTGGTTCTTTGATGACAGAATATAAAAAACATTTAAGAGACGGTGATGCACACAAATTATTTAAAGAAGGTATTTCAGAAGAATTGGGAGATATGCTTTGGTATATTTCCAATTTGGCAAGCAAATTTAATCTTAATTTAGAAGAAATCGCGGAAGATAATTTGAGAAAGTGTCGTGATCTTTGGGGATGGAGAGATTCAGAAAACATAGATAATAATGCTACAAGCTACATCTTTGATCATGACTTTCCCGAACACGAAAGTTTACCAAGACAGTTTGAAGTAGAAATTACTGAAGTAAGTAAAGATAACTCAGTTAAGATGAAGGCATTTATCAACAAGCAACAGGTTGGAAATGACCTCACTGATAATTCCTATACAAGCGATGGCTACCGATTTCATGATGTTTTTCATTTTGCCTATGCCGCAGTTTTAGGTTGGTCGGTAGTCACTCGTAGTATTCTTAAATGTAAGCGTAAAAGCAACCCTCGCATCGATGAAGTTGAAGATGGTGGTCGTGCAATAGCTATTGAAGAAGGGATATCAGCACTTGTATTCACCTATGCCAAAGATCACGACTTTTTAAAGGGTATTTCAGCAATAGATTATCAGCTATTAAAGACTATAAAAAATATGACCTCGCATTTAGAAGTTGCTCAGTGTTCGCTGGGTGATTGGGAGAGAGCAATTATGATGGGTTATGATATCTGGCGACAGGTAGAAAAATATCGAGGAGGAAAGGTAGTTGTTGACCTTGATGCACGCTCCATAACTTATCAAATAGGAAAAAGTAACGGAAGCTAA
- a CDS encoding DUF1643 domain-containing protein, translating into MNHKRKPGYAKFDHIDGNKRKYRYLLRRIWDENLPQVTFVMLNPSKAGAEEDDPTLIRCIKYANSWGYGSLEVVNLFAYITTDPKKLKAKDIDPVGSKNDLYILSATKRAEKIILGWGAWLGNVSANKYPRIKNREKEVLSLINCQKPHYCLKLTKNGYPNHPVYLPKNIEPIIFPNRK; encoded by the coding sequence ATGAATCATAAAAGAAAACCTGGATATGCTAAGTTTGACCATATAGATGGAAATAAGAGAAAATATCGCTATTTACTACGGCGTATATGGGATGAAAATTTGCCACAAGTAACTTTTGTAATGCTTAATCCAAGTAAGGCTGGTGCAGAGGAAGATGATCCCACGCTCATTAGATGTATTAAATATGCTAATTCTTGGGGTTATGGTTCTCTTGAAGTGGTTAATTTATTTGCTTATATTACTACAGACCCCAAGAAACTTAAGGCTAAGGATATTGACCCTGTGGGGTCGAAAAATGACCTTTATATTCTATCAGCAACAAAACGCGCCGAAAAAATTATTTTGGGGTGGGGAGCGTGGCTTGGTAATGTGAGTGCGAATAAGTATCCCAGAATTAAGAACCGAGAAAAAGAAGTTTTAAGTTTAATTAACTGTCAAAAACCTCATTACTGCTTAAAGCTAACAAAAAATGGATACCCAAACCATCCAGTGTATCTTCCAAAAAATATAGAACCAATTATTTTTCCAAATAGAAAATAG
- a CDS encoding nucleotide kinase domain-containing protein, protein MRVRQEIFDTYWRFAALRQEVFFNKINDILSPWTTDPIINTYKFCNAYRASDRVSQYLIKNIIYAEKRSKNEEEVLFRILLFKIFNKIETWEFLENQIGDYISLSNFNFNFYSRILQDAMADGYVIYTSAYMSCASKEFGYDKKHQNHLALIEQMVVKDNVVNRIVQAKSLEEIFHIIQEYPLLGKFMAYQLATDINYSEIINFDENSFTIAGPGAERGINKCFLDTDGKSNAEIIYWMTENQEKEFQRLELNFQSLWGRPLQAIDCQNLFCETDKYCRVAFPDLKSNRKKIKSKFTATPKPIDYFYPPKWSINDKVQKTLSQRLPPLEIPNSKDNCQQLSLELDYLVKTTSEISDSLSKLHKQYKQETQKKKSKALQNSELEESQQLCLF, encoded by the coding sequence ATGCGAGTCAGACAAGAAATTTTTGATACCTATTGGCGATTTGCTGCTCTACGCCAGGAAGTATTTTTTAATAAAATTAATGATATACTATCTCCTTGGACAACCGACCCTATTATAAATACTTATAAATTTTGCAATGCCTATCGAGCCAGCGATCGCGTTTCTCAATATCTAATTAAAAATATTATTTACGCTGAAAAGAGAAGTAAAAATGAAGAAGAAGTTCTTTTCAGAATTTTACTATTTAAAATTTTTAACAAAATAGAAACGTGGGAATTTTTAGAAAATCAAATAGGCGATTATATTTCACTATCTAATTTTAATTTTAATTTTTATTCAAGAATATTACAAGATGCTATGGCAGATGGATATGTGATTTATACCAGTGCATATATGTCTTGTGCCAGTAAAGAGTTTGGTTATGATAAAAAACATCAAAATCATTTGGCTTTAATTGAGCAAATGGTTGTTAAAGATAACGTAGTCAACCGCATAGTTCAAGCTAAAAGTCTAGAAGAAATTTTTCACATCATTCAAGAATACCCATTATTAGGTAAGTTTATGGCTTACCAATTAGCTACAGATATTAATTATAGTGAAATTATCAACTTTGATGAAAACAGTTTTACCATAGCAGGCCCAGGCGCTGAACGTGGGATCAACAAGTGTTTCCTTGATACTGATGGTAAAAGTAATGCAGAAATTATCTATTGGATGACTGAAAATCAAGAAAAAGAGTTTCAGCGTTTAGAATTAAACTTTCAATCGCTTTGGGGTCGTCCATTACAAGCAATAGATTGTCAAAATCTATTTTGTGAAACTGATAAATACTGTCGAGTCGCATTTCCTGATTTAAAAAGTAATCGCAAAAAGATAAAATCGAAATTTACTGCAACTCCTAAACCAATTGATTATTTTTATCCACCTAAGTGGAGTATTAATGATAAAGTTCAAAAAACTTTATCCCAGAGATTACCACCATTAGAAATTCCTAACTCTAAAGATAATTGTCAGCAATTATCTTTAGAGTTAGATTATTTGGTAAAAACAACATCGGAAATATCAGATAGTTTATCGAAATTGCATAAACAATATAAGCAAGAAACGCAGAAGAAAAAATCAAAAGCTCTGCAAAATTCAGAGTTAGAAGAATCTCAACAGTTGTGTTTATTCTGA
- a CDS encoding GNAT family N-acetyltransferase yields the protein MNYPQIKFSDRHSDIDLYQLQELFNISAFWAKGRSIEDLSIAITNSDPVISLWDDTKLIGFARATSDGIYRATIWDVVIHPDYQGTGLGSKLIETVLSHPRMKLVECVYLMTTHQQGFYKKMGFIPNTSTTMVLHNQSQQLTSLSAAELQFQE from the coding sequence ATGAACTATCCTCAGATTAAATTTAGCGATCGCCATTCCGACATAGACCTTTACCAACTCCAAGAGTTATTTAATATTTCCGCTTTTTGGGCAAAAGGACGTAGTATCGAGGATTTAAGCATAGCTATCACCAACAGCGACCCAGTAATTTCTCTGTGGGATGACACAAAACTTATTGGCTTTGCTAGAGCCACTTCTGATGGAATTTACCGCGCGACAATCTGGGATGTCGTCATTCACCCAGACTACCAAGGCACTGGATTAGGAAGCAAGCTGATTGAAACCGTTTTAAGTCATCCCCGCATGAAGTTGGTTGAGTGTGTATATTTAATGACCACTCACCAACAAGGATTCTATAAAAAAATGGGTTTTATACCCAACACAAGCACAACTATGGTGCTACATAACCAATCTCAACAGCTAACTTCCCTCTCCGCAGCAGAACTCCAGTTTCAAGAATAG
- a CDS encoding sensor histidine kinase KdpD, with protein sequence MNWSNWAYLGVGIILGISFRWLFSKSTDTNANLSPVVAEEPENVSKLLQDLKQTQLAYQMAQEMSHFKAGFLARTTHELRSPLNSVISLHQLILSDLCENPEEEREFVAQAHEKALKLLQLMDEILSVSRIEYGTNRLDIQPRCLDTVFQEVKDLTYMLAANRNFPLQMSPVDPEIYVLADHRWLRQVLVNLVDTAITQMQEGSIGVSATVLHITNTAHIYLDIPTHALPESEPIDLIKYDNLSPQIQDEKANLSPGMKLLLNQTLLEVMGAKLEMLPNSIKSESSEAQTRVQISIPLA encoded by the coding sequence ATGAATTGGAGCAACTGGGCATATCTCGGAGTCGGAATCATCCTAGGAATCAGTTTTCGTTGGTTATTTTCTAAGTCGACAGACACTAACGCTAACTTATCGCCAGTAGTAGCAGAAGAACCAGAAAATGTGTCGAAACTGCTGCAAGATCTAAAGCAAACGCAACTGGCGTATCAAATGGCACAGGAAATGAGCCACTTTAAAGCGGGTTTTTTGGCGCGAACTACCCATGAATTGCGATCGCCACTTAATAGCGTGATTAGCCTGCATCAATTAATTTTGTCAGACTTATGTGAAAATCCTGAAGAAGAACGAGAATTTGTTGCCCAAGCTCATGAAAAAGCTTTGAAATTGCTCCAATTAATGGATGAAATTCTTAGCGTGTCTAGAATTGAATACGGTACAAATAGATTAGATATTCAGCCGCGCTGCTTAGACACAGTTTTTCAGGAAGTTAAAGACTTAACTTACATGCTGGCGGCAAATCGGAATTTTCCGTTGCAGATGTCACCTGTAGATCCAGAAATTTATGTGTTAGCAGATCACCGCTGGTTACGCCAAGTATTAGTAAATTTGGTAGATACGGCGATTACACAAATGCAAGAAGGTAGTATTGGTGTTTCCGCTACTGTTTTACATATCACTAATACTGCTCATATTTATCTGGATATTCCTACTCATGCGCTACCTGAAAGTGAGCCGATAGATTTAATTAAATATGATAATTTATCTCCTCAAATTCAAGATGAGAAGGCAAATCTTTCGCCGGGAATGAAATTGTTGCTCAATCAAACTTTATTAGAAGTGATGGGCGCAAAACTAGAAATGCTGCCCAATTCAATCAAATCAGAATCGTCTGAAGCACAAACTAGGGTACAAATATCTATTCCCTTAGCTTGA
- a CDS encoding L-threonylcarbamoyladenylate synthase, protein MSQVSLAELIAGAQAGHLVSFPTDTVPALATLPEKAGLIFAAKQRSQDKPLILMGASAADLWPYVKGSEYEYELWQQVVNQYWPGALTLVLTASDRLPKEINPTNPTTIGIRVPDNAIARAILAKTGPLATTSANFSGQPPLQTMAEITMQFPDALTLATTEVLEEISGVGVPSTVAKWTGTNWQILRQGRITLN, encoded by the coding sequence ATGTCTCAAGTTTCTCTGGCAGAACTAATAGCAGGCGCACAGGCTGGCCATTTGGTGAGCTTTCCCACTGATACTGTGCCAGCACTGGCAACTTTACCAGAAAAAGCTGGCTTAATTTTTGCAGCCAAGCAGCGTAGTCAGGATAAACCTTTAATTTTAATGGGTGCTAGTGCTGCGGATTTATGGCCTTATGTCAAAGGTAGTGAATATGAGTATGAACTTTGGCAACAAGTAGTGAATCAGTATTGGCCGGGGGCGCTAACTTTAGTATTGACAGCCAGCGATCGCTTACCGAAAGAGATCAACCCTACTAACCCAACTACTATTGGTATTCGAGTACCGGATAATGCGATCGCTCGTGCTATTTTGGCGAAAACAGGCCCTTTAGCGACAACAAGTGCTAATTTTTCTGGTCAACCGCCTTTACAAACAATGGCAGAAATTACAATGCAATTTCCTGATGCTTTAACCTTGGCAACTACGGAAGTTCTTGAAGAAATATCCGGGGTTGGTGTACCTTCCACAGTTGCCAAGTGGACAGGGACAAACTGGCAAATTTTACGCCAGGGGAGAATTACACTGAATTAA